The Littorina saxatilis isolate snail1 linkage group LG15, US_GU_Lsax_2.0, whole genome shotgun sequence genome contains a region encoding:
- the LOC138948096 gene encoding uncharacterized protein: MIGDNDISSDCSAEEISSQILAFVPVTQGTRFGVPNVVLCQLMPRFPSKSIMPPKQAASQRVSEVVKEVGGKQSRPRASASTSTSTPTEEAAQPAPGLALILAEMRLMGEWQEAFKARAEAAILSLQQENAELKERAPQETVGPV; the protein is encoded by the exons ATGATTGGCGATAACGACATTTCCTCTGATTGTTCGGCAGAGGAGATTTCCTCTCAGATTCTGGCCTTTGTGCCAGTGACTCAAGGGACCAGATTTGGGGTGCCAAACGTGGTCTTGTGTCAACTTATGCCACGCTTTCCTTCCAAAAG CATCATGCCTCCCAAGCAGGCAGCCTCCCAGAGAGTGTCGGAGGTCGTGAAAGAAGTTGGGGGAAAACAGAGCAGACCAAGGGCATCGGCATCCACCTCAACATCCACCCCGACAGAAGAGGCGGCACAGCCAGCCCCAGGCCTGGCCTTGATCCTGGCTGAAATGCGGCTCATGGGAGAGTGGCAGGAGGCGTTCAAGGCACGCGCAGAGGCCGCCATCCTCTCCCTCCAGCAGGAGAATGCCGAGTTGAAGGAAAGGGCCCCGCAGGAGACTGTtggcccggtgtaa